The Mucilaginibacter mallensis genome has a segment encoding these proteins:
- a CDS encoding NPCBM/NEW2 domain-containing protein → MKRNYLVLIFIKHTHIVSIVNKVSKNIFSMAFALTAVFSLSSISTLSAQTVWLDQLDLSTASQGWGVPKKNRSVDGNIMTIAGKTFERGFGTHAESSLFIQLDGKANSFTAQVGIDDEVKGRQPAVEFILYGDRAKLWSSGVMHDGDTARLCNVKLLGVKKLELLVTDGGNGNGSDHADWADAKFETAGVASFATYYPVPSEPYILTPKPSAKPKINSASVFGVRPGSPFQFRVPATGDRPMTFMVTSLPQGLKLDQKTGLITGKLVKAGTYVIQLKAKNAKGIAEKNLRVICGDKIALTPPMGWNSWNCFAGEVSGEKVKHAAEVMMKIGLVNYGWTYVNIDDYWQNNRDSKDPSQQGKYRDEAGNIVPNKRFGDMKSLTDYVHGLGLKIGIYSSPGPWTCDGGAGSYGHERQDAESFAKWGFDYLKYDWCSYGGVLNGIPDNDPNKVNLISYNGGYQLSTAVKPYKIMGDYIRQQPRDIVFSLCQYGMSDVWKWGGSVGGNTWRTTNDITDNWSNVKSIALAQDQAAAWAKPGNWNDPDMLVVGTVGWGSPHPTMLKPDEQYLHFSLWCLFSAPLLIGCDMEKLDAFTLNLLTNDEVIAVDQDALGKQATCVQTIGDLRIYVKELEDGSRVAGFCNFGLEKVDISYKDLKKLGISGKQKVRDLWRQKDITTIHADKEALSVKVPVHGVALYKFTPIK, encoded by the coding sequence ATGAAAAGAAATTATCTCGTTCTAATTTTCATCAAACACACACACATCGTTTCGATAGTGAATAAAGTAAGTAAAAATATATTTTCTATGGCCTTCGCACTTACTGCAGTTTTTAGCCTAAGCAGCATAAGTACTCTTTCCGCACAAACTGTTTGGTTAGATCAACTGGATCTCAGCACGGCTTCGCAGGGCTGGGGCGTACCTAAAAAAAACAGGTCGGTTGATGGCAACATCATGACCATTGCAGGCAAAACTTTTGAGCGTGGCTTCGGCACACATGCAGAAAGCTCTCTTTTTATTCAGCTCGATGGTAAGGCAAATTCGTTTACCGCGCAGGTTGGCATTGATGATGAGGTGAAAGGGCGTCAGCCTGCCGTAGAGTTTATTTTATACGGCGATAGAGCGAAGCTTTGGTCGAGCGGTGTAATGCATGACGGTGATACTGCCCGGCTATGTAATGTGAAACTTTTGGGTGTGAAAAAACTTGAGCTGCTGGTAACAGACGGAGGAAACGGTAACGGCAGCGATCATGCCGACTGGGCAGATGCAAAATTTGAGACGGCCGGTGTAGCAAGTTTTGCTACTTATTATCCTGTCCCAAGTGAGCCCTATATTCTTACCCCTAAGCCATCGGCAAAACCGAAGATTAATAGCGCAAGCGTTTTCGGTGTCCGCCCGGGTTCGCCGTTTCAGTTCAGGGTACCTGCCACCGGAGACCGACCAATGACCTTTATGGTTACCAGCTTGCCTCAGGGACTAAAGCTGGATCAAAAAACAGGACTTATCACCGGTAAGCTTGTAAAAGCCGGCACTTACGTTATTCAATTGAAGGCAAAGAATGCGAAAGGTATAGCCGAAAAAAATTTACGAGTTATCTGTGGTGATAAAATTGCACTTACCCCGCCAATGGGTTGGAACAGTTGGAATTGTTTCGCTGGAGAGGTTTCTGGTGAGAAAGTTAAGCACGCTGCGGAAGTAATGATGAAAATCGGACTAGTAAATTACGGATGGACTTATGTAAATATTGACGACTACTGGCAAAATAACCGCGATTCGAAAGATCCTTCCCAGCAAGGTAAGTACCGGGACGAAGCTGGTAATATAGTTCCTAATAAAAGGTTTGGAGATATGAAATCCCTGACAGACTATGTACATGGCTTAGGTTTAAAGATCGGCATTTATTCCAGTCCTGGTCCCTGGACCTGTGATGGCGGTGCCGGTAGCTATGGTCATGAGCGGCAAGATGCCGAAAGTTTTGCCAAATGGGGTTTCGATTACCTGAAATACGATTGGTGCAGCTATGGAGGAGTGCTAAATGGAATACCTGATAACGACCCCAACAAAGTAAACTTAATATCTTACAATGGAGGTTATCAATTGTCTACCGCCGTAAAACCATATAAAATAATGGGAGATTATATACGTCAGCAACCCCGCGACATTGTTTTCAGCTTGTGTCAGTACGGAATGTCGGATGTTTGGAAATGGGGCGGTTCGGTAGGTGGAAACACCTGGCGTACAACGAATGATATAACGGACAACTGGTCCAACGTTAAAAGCATAGCATTAGCTCAGGATCAGGCTGCAGCCTGGGCTAAGCCCGGTAACTGGAACGATCCGGACATGCTGGTTGTAGGAACAGTAGGCTGGGGTAGCCCGCATCCCACCATGCTTAAACCAGATGAACAATATCTTCACTTCAGCCTTTGGTGCCTTTTCTCTGCGCCCCTGCTAATTGGTTGCGATATGGAAAAGCTGGATGCCTTTACCCTGAATTTATTGACAAACGATGAAGTGATTGCTGTTGATCAGGATGCTCTTGGCAAACAGGCTACCTGTGTTCAGACTATCGGAGATCTGCGCATTTATGTAAAAGAACTTGAGGATGGCAGTCGTGTAGCAGGCTTTTGCAATTTCGGTCTGGAGAAAGTGGATATCTCTTACAAGGATCTGAAAAAGCTTGGTATTTCAGGAAAGCAAAAGGTGCGTGATCTTTGGCGTCAGAAAGATATTACAACAATCCATGCGGACAAAGAGGCTCTTTCGGTGAAGGTTCCGGTGCATGGAGTGGCCCTGTACAAATTTACGCCGATTAAATAA
- a CDS encoding tyrosine-type recombinase/integrase, producing MKAEVSLYLDTRRALKNGTFPLKLHVYFTAKMERWYGTDYKLSQFTFEQSYLASKPRGENKDLKIELDAIVQKGAELAKALGDNFTFEKFERKMFRSKASTNNVIEHFASAVKILEKNEQIGTASSYDCSIKSITTYLSEGKKNPVTHISFSLLTAETLNKYEQWMIAKDCSKTTVGIYMRNLRAIFNKAIAAGDIAPELYPFKTYKIPTGKNVKKALETPDLNTLYTTDVTADSFIEKARDFWFFSYQCNGMNFRDIAELKFKDIHDTYFSFLRHKTKNTTKEDPSPIVVPLTGYVKDFIQKYANKKGKPNDYLFPIFQTGMSAKERHKVNQNFIRFVNQHMQKLVDQLGLSFRLGTMVARHTFTTQATRTMGLEFAQEALGHTTMNTTQNYWKGFESEAKKTMADKLMEFASVKQKADQVEIEVPA from the coding sequence ATGAAAGCTGAAGTTTCTTTATACCTGGACACAAGGCGAGCACTAAAGAATGGTACTTTCCCTTTAAAGTTACACGTTTACTTCACCGCAAAAATGGAGCGTTGGTATGGCACCGATTATAAATTGAGCCAGTTCACCTTTGAGCAATCCTACCTGGCTTCTAAGCCAAGGGGTGAAAATAAAGACCTCAAAATAGAACTGGATGCCATTGTGCAAAAAGGCGCTGAACTGGCTAAGGCATTGGGGGACAATTTTACCTTTGAAAAATTCGAGCGTAAAATGTTCCGCTCCAAAGCAAGCACAAACAATGTAATTGAACATTTCGCAAGTGCTGTAAAGATATTGGAGAAAAACGAACAGATCGGAACCGCCTCAAGTTATGATTGCAGCATTAAATCAATCACCACCTATTTAAGTGAGGGTAAGAAAAATCCGGTCACTCACATTTCGTTTAGCCTACTAACTGCCGAAACTTTAAACAAGTACGAACAATGGATGATTGCCAAAGACTGTTCCAAAACAACGGTGGGTATTTACATGCGAAATTTAAGGGCGATCTTTAATAAGGCCATTGCTGCCGGAGATATTGCCCCTGAACTCTACCCCTTTAAAACTTATAAAATACCTACCGGAAAAAATGTAAAAAAGGCATTAGAAACCCCTGATCTGAACACTTTATATACTACGGATGTCACAGCCGATAGCTTTATCGAAAAGGCCAGGGATTTTTGGTTTTTCAGTTATCAGTGCAACGGGATGAATTTCAGAGATATTGCCGAGCTAAAATTTAAAGATATTCACGACACCTATTTTTCATTTTTAAGACATAAGACGAAAAACACCACGAAGGAAGACCCATCGCCGATTGTTGTCCCTTTAACCGGCTATGTCAAAGATTTCATTCAAAAGTATGCCAATAAAAAAGGCAAGCCCAATGACTATCTGTTTCCGATATTCCAGACTGGCATGTCTGCCAAAGAACGTCATAAGGTTAACCAAAACTTCATTCGCTTTGTTAACCAGCACATGCAAAAACTGGTCGACCAATTAGGTTTATCATTCAGGTTAGGCACTATGGTGGCCCGCCACACATTTACAACACAGGCTACCCGGACAATGGGGCTGGAATTTGCACAGGAAGCTTTAGGACATACGACCATGAACACCACACAGAATTACTGGAAAGGGTTTGAAAGTGAGGCTAAAAAGACGATGGCTGACAAATTGATGGAATTTGCATCGGTAAAACAAAAAGCAGATCAGGTGGAAATTGAGGTACCCGCCTGA
- a CDS encoding alpha-L-arabinofuranosidase C-terminal domain-containing protein encodes MIKKLLPISGLCLFLFTATSLKAQNPKLTLDVTKPGANVSPQLYGLMTEEINHSYDGGLYAELIKNRIFKDNPNTPEAWSLIREGGAKATIQLVAANPGNVPTDQQRQAINGALTTCLRLVVDTGGGRAGIANEGYWGIPVLPNTTYNASFYIKGTDNKPFPPHPWDPKPTVPIPVIADNTAGPITVSIESNDGKTVYASGTVNLVKSTFWKKYELKLTTGANVKPTSAARFVISTNRTGVYYFNLVSLFPPTYHNRPNGNRKDIMKLLADMKPKFLRFPGGNFLEGPKLNDAFPWKTTLGPLEGRPGHTGSWGYRPTDGMGLLEFLEWCEDLKMEPLLAVYAGYSLDGDHVDAGPLLKPYVDDALDEIEYVTGDVHTYWGAKRAADGHPAPFKLSYVEIGNEDGFDESGSYDGRFAQFCDGIKAKYPNLYCIASIGGKDWLGGRGKLAIRKPEVVDEHYYRDAWGMEADAAHYDNYDRNGYKVFVGEWATTEGKPTTNLNAALGDAAWMTGMERNSDLVIRSCYAPLFANVNNATPTAPKAWQWESNLIGYDALTSFGSPSYYVQKMFNSYIGDKVVPVSGINIPTQTRPATKQDSAANNMRQPIPAMFYVATQDTKTGKLFLKVVNATGKPQQVDIDLNGAGKLSPEGTLVVIKGDKPEDTNTISDPVKIVPVTSKIKVAGAKFTRTFDAYSVSMLQINTLTK; translated from the coding sequence ATGATAAAAAAATTATTACCCATTTCAGGTTTGTGCCTGTTCCTGTTCACTGCAACAAGCTTGAAAGCACAAAACCCTAAGCTTACGCTTGATGTAACTAAACCCGGCGCAAACGTAAGTCCGCAACTGTATGGGTTGATGACCGAAGAGATCAACCATTCGTATGATGGTGGTTTGTATGCCGAGCTGATCAAAAACAGGATATTTAAGGACAACCCAAATACGCCGGAAGCATGGAGTCTGATCAGGGAGGGAGGTGCGAAGGCCACGATTCAATTAGTTGCCGCAAACCCCGGCAATGTACCTACTGATCAGCAGCGCCAGGCAATTAATGGCGCGTTAACTACTTGTTTAAGACTTGTGGTGGATACCGGCGGTGGCCGGGCCGGTATTGCAAATGAAGGTTATTGGGGCATACCTGTTTTGCCTAATACAACTTATAACGCTTCTTTTTATATTAAGGGTACGGACAACAAGCCATTCCCCCCCCACCCCTGGGATCCCAAGCCTACAGTTCCTATTCCGGTAATTGCTGATAACACGGCCGGGCCCATAACCGTAAGCATAGAAAGCAATGACGGTAAAACGGTATATGCCTCGGGCACTGTTAATTTGGTAAAAAGCACCTTTTGGAAAAAATATGAACTTAAATTAACAACAGGCGCTAATGTTAAACCGACATCTGCCGCCCGTTTTGTTATTTCAACAAACCGTACAGGGGTTTATTATTTTAACCTGGTCTCGTTATTTCCGCCAACTTATCACAACCGTCCCAACGGGAACCGGAAAGATATAATGAAGTTATTGGCTGATATGAAGCCGAAGTTTTTGCGTTTCCCCGGCGGTAATTTCCTTGAAGGCCCGAAATTGAACGATGCATTTCCATGGAAGACCACTTTGGGGCCGCTTGAGGGGCGGCCCGGACATACCGGCTCATGGGGCTACCGCCCCACTGACGGAATGGGATTACTTGAATTTTTAGAATGGTGCGAAGACCTTAAAATGGAACCGCTGCTTGCCGTTTATGCCGGCTATTCACTTGATGGTGACCATGTGGACGCGGGGCCGCTTTTAAAACCATATGTAGATGATGCGTTGGATGAAATTGAATATGTTACCGGCGACGTACACACATACTGGGGCGCTAAGCGCGCAGCAGACGGGCACCCGGCGCCTTTTAAACTCAGCTACGTGGAGATTGGTAACGAAGACGGGTTTGATGAGTCTGGTAGTTACGACGGACGTTTTGCCCAGTTTTGTGATGGCATTAAAGCCAAATACCCTAACCTGTACTGTATTGCAAGCATCGGCGGTAAGGATTGGCTTGGAGGAAGGGGTAAATTAGCAATTCGCAAGCCCGAAGTTGTAGATGAACATTACTACCGCGATGCCTGGGGGATGGAAGCGGACGCGGCACATTATGATAACTACGACCGCAATGGATATAAAGTATTTGTAGGTGAATGGGCAACAACGGAAGGCAAGCCCACCACCAATTTGAATGCTGCCCTCGGTGATGCTGCCTGGATGACCGGTATGGAACGTAACTCGGACCTCGTTATCCGCTCATGCTATGCGCCTTTATTTGCAAATGTAAATAATGCTACTCCAACCGCGCCGAAAGCATGGCAATGGGAATCAAACCTGATAGGTTATGATGCATTGACAAGTTTTGGGTCGCCATCATATTATGTGCAGAAGATGTTTAATAGCTATATCGGCGATAAGGTAGTCCCTGTATCCGGCATCAATATTCCTACCCAAACGAGGCCTGCTACCAAGCAGGACAGCGCGGCGAACAACATGCGTCAACCCATACCAGCCATGTTTTATGTAGCTACCCAGGACACCAAAACGGGAAAACTGTTTCTTAAAGTAGTAAATGCAACAGGAAAGCCGCAGCAGGTAGATATCGATTTAAATGGGGCTGGAAAGTTATCTCCGGAGGGCACCCTCGTGGTAATAAAAGGCGATAAACCCGAAGATACGAACACGATCAGCGATCCGGTAAAAATAGTTCCTGTTACCTCCAAAATAAAAGTAGCCGGTGCTAAATTTACAAGAACATTCGATGCCTACTCGGTAAGCATGCTTCAAATAAATACATTAACTAAATAA
- a CDS encoding HU family DNA-binding protein — protein sequence MRKADVIAGITAKTGKEKEPTETIVDALFKVVQSSLVNGEDVFVRGFGTFLVKKRAAKIGRNITKNTAVKIPETHIPAFRPGDDFKNKVKMAVKEQAA from the coding sequence ATGAGGAAAGCAGACGTAATCGCTGGTATAACTGCAAAGACAGGAAAAGAGAAAGAACCTACCGAAACCATTGTTGATGCCTTATTTAAAGTGGTTCAGTCAAGTCTGGTCAATGGCGAGGATGTATTTGTCCGTGGTTTTGGTACTTTCCTGGTGAAGAAGAGAGCCGCCAAAATTGGCCGCAACATCACGAAAAATACCGCTGTAAAAATTCCCGAAACGCATATCCCCGCATTCAGGCCGGGCGATGATTTTAAAAATAAAGTAAAGATGGCGGTAAAAGAGCAAGCGGCATAA
- a CDS encoding transposase, with amino-acid sequence MKYKVFIGIDVSKLTIDVHLHGIGASKTFSNEEKGFALFLSWVKKYSKQSEPAEMIICFEHTGMYSIKLATYLNDIGIPFAMLPALQIKQSIGIRRGKNDQIDAQRIAEYAWLHRETIQATLLPAKSILKLQSLLTLRNRLVCDRGGYEATWKEQKKALEGKEHKGIFQVYKSLIMNLTVQVKKIEEQIKAVIESDETVKLNYQLLTSIKCVGPVLAANMIAYTHNFTRFATWRKFACYVGTAPFEHQSGTSIKGRTRVSSLSNKQLKKLIHMVAICACAYNPEMKSYYKRRVSEGKNKMSTLNVIRNKIISRMFAVVNRGSCYVDLMKYAA; translated from the coding sequence ATGAAATACAAAGTATTTATCGGAATCGATGTATCAAAGCTTACTATTGATGTCCACCTGCACGGAATCGGTGCTTCTAAAACATTCAGTAACGAGGAAAAAGGATTTGCTTTATTTTTAAGTTGGGTAAAAAAGTATAGTAAACAATCGGAACCGGCGGAGATGATCATCTGCTTCGAACATACCGGTATGTATTCAATTAAACTTGCCACCTATCTAAATGATATTGGAATCCCATTCGCTATGCTTCCTGCGCTTCAAATCAAACAATCTATAGGGATCAGAAGAGGAAAGAATGACCAGATCGATGCACAAAGAATCGCTGAATATGCTTGGCTACACCGCGAAACCATTCAGGCAACTCTATTACCAGCCAAAAGTATTCTCAAACTTCAGTCGTTGCTTACATTACGAAATCGCTTGGTATGCGATCGTGGAGGGTATGAAGCCACATGGAAAGAACAGAAAAAGGCATTGGAAGGAAAAGAGCACAAGGGGATATTTCAAGTTTATAAAAGCCTGATAATGAACCTAACGGTGCAAGTTAAAAAGATTGAAGAACAAATAAAGGCGGTGATAGAAAGTGATGAAACAGTTAAATTAAACTATCAATTACTGACCAGTATTAAGTGTGTAGGACCTGTACTGGCCGCAAATATGATTGCTTATACGCACAATTTTACCCGTTTTGCTACTTGGCGGAAGTTCGCCTGCTATGTGGGGACTGCTCCATTTGAGCATCAGTCTGGTACCAGCATAAAAGGAAGAACACGAGTCAGTAGTTTATCCAACAAGCAGCTAAAAAAATTAATCCACATGGTGGCTATATGTGCTTGCGCATATAATCCAGAGATGAAAAGCTATTATAAAAGAAGAGTGAGCGAGGGGAAAAATAAGATGAGTACGCTAAATGTTATACGCAATAAGATCATTTCCAGAATGTTTGCTGTTGTCAATCGCGGCTCGTGCTATGTGGATCTGATGAAATATGCAGCTTAG
- a CDS encoding GH39 family glycosyl hydrolase: protein MKKKYLLLVLGSLFLSIALAQNKDEKGHTGTERIIQVDFNKEIGPLNTSFKECVGAGRANEGLRADWQQQLAIARKECGFKYIRMHGLLTDDMAVYSEDRNGNPQYNYQYVDALYDYIVSIGMKPFVELGFMPGALASGGKTIFWWRGNVTLPKDYKKWADLIRNLTQHFTERYGAKEVKTWYFEVWNEPNLKDGFWTGTQADYFKLYQYSARAIKSVNPAYRVGGPATAGAAWVPEMIDFCKNNSVPIDFISTHAYGVKQGFLDEHGSTGTVLDKNEWSVSGDVLNSRKQIQNSAIPGLELHYTEWSSSYTPSDPLHDSYHEAAYILKKLKQVGSAANSMSYWTFTDIFEEAGPRFTPFHGGFGLMNIEGIKKPAFFAYSFLNKLGGTELANRDSSSWACKDNRGDVQVLLWDYTYTLPDSVNNQAYYIKDLPAKTKGKVRVNLSHIPAGKYTMEIYKVGYRVNDAYTSYVDMGRPSQLTLQQVKKLKEQNGSPMAIQQIEIKPSGVFSRELDIRENDVILINLIKN from the coding sequence ATGAAAAAGAAATATTTACTACTTGTTTTGGGAAGTTTATTTTTAAGCATAGCATTAGCACAAAACAAAGATGAAAAAGGCCATACAGGCACCGAAAGAATTATTCAGGTCGATTTTAATAAAGAAATAGGGCCCTTAAATACTTCATTTAAAGAATGCGTAGGTGCCGGGCGTGCAAATGAAGGGTTAAGGGCTGACTGGCAGCAGCAGCTAGCTATTGCGAGGAAAGAATGCGGCTTCAAATATATCCGCATGCACGGGTTGCTCACCGATGATATGGCTGTTTATAGCGAAGACCGTAATGGTAACCCGCAATATAATTACCAGTATGTTGATGCTTTGTATGACTACATTGTTAGTATAGGCATGAAGCCATTCGTAGAGTTAGGCTTCATGCCGGGAGCACTTGCCAGCGGGGGCAAAACAATTTTCTGGTGGAGAGGTAATGTAACACTGCCCAAAGATTATAAAAAATGGGCGGATTTAATTCGTAACCTGACCCAACACTTTACTGAACGGTACGGTGCCAAAGAAGTAAAAACCTGGTATTTTGAAGTTTGGAACGAACCGAACTTGAAAGATGGTTTCTGGACCGGTACGCAGGCGGATTATTTCAAATTATATCAATACAGCGCGCGGGCAATTAAAAGCGTCAACCCTGCTTACAGAGTTGGCGGTCCAGCCACGGCAGGGGCCGCCTGGGTGCCTGAAATGATAGACTTTTGTAAAAATAATTCCGTGCCTATCGATTTTATCAGCACACATGCTTACGGCGTAAAACAGGGATTTCTGGATGAACACGGATCAACGGGTACGGTGCTCGACAAAAACGAATGGAGCGTTAGCGGCGATGTTTTAAATTCACGCAAACAGATTCAAAATTCAGCCATTCCCGGGCTGGAACTACATTATACAGAATGGAGCTCGTCATACACGCCTTCAGACCCTCTTCATGATAGCTATCACGAAGCTGCATACATACTTAAAAAATTAAAACAGGTTGGATCGGCGGCCAATTCAATGTCCTACTGGACATTTACTGATATTTTTGAAGAGGCCGGACCTCGTTTTACCCCTTTTCACGGCGGATTTGGCTTAATGAACATCGAAGGGATCAAAAAACCCGCATTTTTTGCCTATTCCTTTTTAAACAAACTGGGAGGAACTGAATTAGCCAATCGAGACAGTTCTTCCTGGGCCTGTAAAGATAACAGAGGAGATGTTCAGGTTTTGTTGTGGGATTACACCTATACCTTGCCGGATTCTGTAAATAATCAGGCTTATTATATTAAAGACTTGCCAGCCAAAACTAAAGGCAAAGTAAGAGTTAATTTATCGCATATACCGGCAGGAAAATACACGATGGAAATTTATAAAGTAGGATACAGGGTGAATGACGCATATACAAGCTATGTGGATATGGGCAGGCCATCACAGCTAACATTGCAGCAGGTTAAAAAGTTAAAAGAACAAAATGGTTCTCCTATGGCAATACAGCAGATTGAAATAAAACCAAGCGGCGTGTTTTCCAGGGAATTGGATATACGCGAAAACGATGTTATTCTGATAAACCTGATTAAAAATTAA
- a CDS encoding sialate O-acetylesterase produces the protein MDILMSKLKIIYKFFLMFYMLLLAGLSVNAQSGYAQITLPKVFGDNMVLQRGIAIPVWGKATPGSLIVAMLGKETIKAKTDKEGKWMLHFTKFKAGGPYDLKIFESGKPESAIKLKGILIGDVWLASGQSNMELQVQQARDAPNEIGKADFPQIRFLIVEHDIKLTPQSDFLAGKWKLCDTNNVKQFSAVAYYFARKIHTEQNVPIGIIQSTWGGTPVQTWTSREMLLTSTATRAKILANDTLSQNNVVKDSLNMVHFWDIVYHPQGSSDKIVPLPEYDDSGWTAVEMPHMVKDFGIGKYEGMMWLRKKVVLPPSFAGKQLVLNIGRPEMNYSLYFNGAEICKTIWNSNPKQFYTIPASLVKNGENTICIRVAMLWGGGGFNPPAENIYITDDVAKVSLAGKWLYKKDVEPAFPQIRNYQNYSALLFNGMINPLIPFGVKGVIWYQGEANDTEAYRYRELFPMLINDWRQRWHLGNLPFLYVQLANFKKVDPLPSESEWAELREAQTLTLSQPNTGMACIIDVGDANSIHPLNKQEVGRRLALIADKKVYNKNVIASGPMYKSYVIKGKDISITFTDTGAGLATRDTASLKGFAIAGDDKKFYWASARIEGDKVIVSSDKVAVPVAVRYAWADNPVCNLVNKEGLPAVPFRTDEWKGITQK, from the coding sequence ATGGATATATTAATGTCAAAATTGAAAATAATATATAAGTTTTTTTTGATGTTTTATATGCTATTGTTGGCCGGCCTGTCAGTTAACGCTCAATCAGGATACGCCCAAATAACTTTGCCAAAAGTGTTTGGCGACAATATGGTTTTGCAAAGAGGCATAGCCATTCCGGTTTGGGGAAAAGCAACTCCGGGTTCCTTGATTGTTGCAATGCTTGGCAAGGAAACTATAAAAGCAAAAACAGATAAGGAAGGCAAATGGATGTTGCATTTTACGAAGTTTAAGGCAGGAGGCCCTTATGACCTCAAGATTTTTGAATCAGGAAAGCCAGAATCCGCCATCAAACTAAAAGGAATTCTTATTGGAGATGTCTGGCTGGCTTCCGGACAATCCAATATGGAATTGCAGGTACAACAAGCGCGGGATGCTCCGAATGAAATTGGCAAAGCAGATTTCCCCCAAATCCGCTTTCTTATTGTAGAACACGATATAAAACTTACTCCTCAATCTGATTTTTTAGCGGGTAAGTGGAAACTATGTGACACAAATAATGTAAAGCAGTTTTCTGCAGTAGCCTATTATTTTGCACGTAAAATACATACAGAACAAAATGTACCCATTGGTATCATTCAAAGTACCTGGGGCGGAACGCCGGTACAAACCTGGACAAGCCGGGAAATGCTGCTTACCTCGACTGCTACCAGGGCAAAAATACTTGCGAATGATACGCTGAGTCAAAATAATGTTGTAAAAGATAGCCTGAATATGGTACATTTTTGGGACATCGTTTATCATCCGCAGGGCAGTTCAGATAAAATTGTTCCATTACCGGAATATGACGACTCTGGTTGGACGGCGGTTGAAATGCCCCACATGGTTAAAGATTTTGGGATTGGAAAATATGAAGGGATGATGTGGTTACGTAAGAAAGTTGTGCTACCACCGTCTTTTGCGGGAAAACAATTAGTACTCAATATTGGCCGCCCCGAAATGAATTACTCACTTTATTTTAATGGTGCTGAAATATGCAAAACTATTTGGAATAGCAATCCAAAACAATTTTATACTATACCTGCCAGCCTGGTTAAGAACGGGGAAAATACCATTTGCATCAGAGTGGCTATGCTGTGGGGCGGTGGCGGATTCAACCCTCCGGCCGAAAATATTTATATTACCGATGACGTTGCTAAGGTTTCTTTGGCAGGAAAATGGTTGTATAAAAAAGATGTTGAACCAGCCTTTCCTCAAATTCGCAATTATCAAAATTATTCCGCATTGCTGTTTAATGGCATGATTAATCCGTTAATTCCTTTTGGGGTCAAAGGGGTTATCTGGTACCAGGGCGAGGCAAATGATACGGAGGCTTACCGTTATAGAGAATTATTTCCCATGCTGATCAACGACTGGCGACAACGCTGGCACCTGGGTAACCTTCCTTTTTTATATGTTCAGTTGGCTAATTTCAAAAAAGTAGATCCGCTTCCTTCTGAAAGCGAATGGGCCGAACTGAGAGAAGCCCAAACATTAACCCTGTCGCAACCCAATACAGGCATGGCGTGCATAATAGATGTCGGGGATGCCAACAGTATTCATCCGTTAAACAAGCAGGAAGTTGGACGCAGGCTGGCGTTGATAGCAGATAAAAAGGTATATAATAAAAATGTTATCGCTTCGGGGCCTATGTATAAAAGCTATGTTATCAAGGGAAAGGACATCTCCATAACTTTTACCGATACCGGTGCGGGACTTGCAACCCGCGATACAGCTTCACTAAAAGGATTTGCAATTGCCGGAGATGATAAAAAGTTTTATTGGGCGTCTGCCCGGATCGAAGGTGACAAGGTAATTGTGAGTTCGGATAAAGTAGCTGTTCCGGTAGCAGTGCGTTACGCCTGGGCGGACAACCCGGTTTGTAACCTCGTTAATAAAGAAGGGCTGCCAGCCGTACCATTCAGAACAGACGAATGGAAGGGGATTACTCAAAAGTGA
- a CDS encoding sugar-binding domain-containing protein yields MGDTAAAKSKDFNDISWRSLDLPHDWSIEGKISSKNPSGGSGGYLPTGIGWYRKTFKVSNNWKGKKVSIYFEGVYMNSEVFINGKSLGIYPYVYSSFTYDLSPYLDFNHENVIAVRVDNSQQLNSRWYSGSGIYRHVWVMVTDAVHIANWGVSMKSLKSIHKSHLMV; encoded by the coding sequence CTGGGAGATACTGCTGCTGCAAAATCAAAGGATTTTAACGATATCAGTTGGCGGAGCCTTGATTTACCGCACGATTGGAGTATTGAGGGGAAAATAAGTTCTAAAAACCCAAGCGGAGGTTCAGGAGGATACTTACCTACCGGCATCGGTTGGTACCGTAAAACTTTTAAGGTTTCGAATAATTGGAAAGGCAAAAAGGTTTCCATCTATTTTGAAGGGGTTTATATGAATTCAGAAGTTTTTATTAATGGCAAATCTCTTGGAATCTATCCTTATGTCTATTCATCATTTACTTATGATCTTTCACCCTATTTGGATTTTAATCATGAAAATGTGATAGCGGTAAGGGTAGATAATTCGCAACAATTGAATAGTCGCTGGTACAGTGGTTCCGGTATCTACCGTCATGTTTGGGTGATGGTTACCGATGCAGTGCATATAGCTAATTGGGGTGTTTCAATGAAGAGTTTAAAAAGCATTCACAAATCACATCTTATGGTGTAA